Below is a genomic region from Citrobacter tructae.
TGGAAGCCACATAAAAAACTAAAAGATAGCGATAATCATTTTATACATGCCTTATTCTATATTTTGAAGGACATTCGTAAAGTTGGTAACTCAGATACTGTAACAAAGTGCTTAGACCCTAACGCCGTATCATTTGCAGATATTAGAAATGCTATGGAACATCGTTCATTAAAAATTGCAGATGATTTCGGTTACGAGCTTGCTGCATCCTATAATAGCTATCACAATGATGAGTTTAACAAACAACAGGAATTAGTACATGCCCTATTAAATGAAATCAATCAAATTGGATTACAACTTAAACAAGCTAAAAAAGATAACAACACTGAATTGTTAGATCAACTTCAGAATCAAATTGAGAAATTAAACACGCAACTCGAAAAAGTAAAATCGAATATTGATGAGAAAGAGAGATTATCCTCATACTCTCTTTCAATCCCAATAAGCCAGTTTGAATCTAGACTTATGCAACTCATTACGCTAGCACGGAATTCAATTATGTATTTATCTCTTGCAATACACTTTGAAGAGCGTAAACGCCCAAAAGACGGCCTTTATATGCCTAGATAAGTACCTTTAAAGCAGAATCTAGAATAGATTTATCAAGATTTACATTAATGAGGGGGATTATGGATTCCCCTTATCACCCTTCTATCACATCTCCTATTACAACTATTTTAACGGCTTTGTATGGCTTATATTATATCCCTAAGTTATTAGTGTGAAATGCCTGTTTTAATGACCTTACCCTGCATTAGTGGAACGCGACTAAGTGAGTAAACTCTTAATCAGAGGTGACTCATGACCTGATCCCTCATTCCATACACTTGCGCTACATATCGCCCACGCCCGTCACCATGTCCCAGATCCATCGCCACCATTGCCAGCGTCTCTTTCTTGCTGAATCCCTGAGCCAGATAATGATGTATCACATCCTGCGCCCACGCATAACGCAGCGAATGCGGAGAATATGCGCCAGTCAGGCCTATTCGTTTTGCCTGATTGTGCCAGTAGTCCATTGCGCTTTTCAGATCGGGCTTGTCGATCAGCCGGTAATTACGGCTTCTGCAACAGCTAACGCATTATCCAGCGCTTTTTTGACGGCACCAGCATCCAGAATCACCGTTTCGCGGGGCCGTCCGCCTTTGGTGCCGAAAACTACTGTCAGTCGCGTGTCGCCACGTTCAACGGCCTGTTTCCACGTTTTCAGTGACTGCACGCTTTGTACCGCTTCCTGTGAACGTAATCCCATCAGCCGCGCCAGCTCAAGAGTTGCCGCCAGCCCTGGATCTTTCATACGTGCAGTTTCCAGCGTATGACGATAATGCTCCTGCGTGATTGCCTGCCGCGTACCGCTGAGGGCTGCGCCAGAGAGCCCCAGAGATTTATTGGTCAGTCGCTCATGCTCTGCGATCTGCTTACGCCCGGCCTGT
It encodes:
- a CDS encoding LA2681 family HEPN domain-containing protein, with protein sequence MEHRSLKIADDFGYELAASYNSYHNDEFNKQQELVHALLNEINQIGLQLKQAKKDNNTELLDQLQNQIEKLNTQLEKVKSNIDEKERLSSYSLSIPISQFESRLMQLITLARNSIMYLSLAIHFEERKRPKDGLYMPR